The segment AGGCAGCACCTACTACACCTGCTTGTCCACTTCCTCCAGTACTTTCTTGAGTGCGGACACCCACGTCTGTACTTCTACGGCCATATGTCGACATACCTACTTTGAGGTAGTCGGTAGCTTGTGCATTGACGTTGGCATTCAATGAATACCTCTTATAGTCTGACCCAATTATGATCCCCTGTTGGTCAAAATAGGTACCTGACAAATAGTACGTCACATTGTCCGAACCTCCACTGATTGACAATTGGTTGTTGGAGATTATCCCCTGACGATAAATCTCGTCCTGCCAATCGGTATCGGATCCCAGATAATTGTACGTACCAAACTCCTGCATGTAATCAGAGAACTCCTGCCCACTGAGTAAATCAATCTTGTTGGTTGTCTCTTGTATAGCATACGAACTGTTGAAATCAATCTTGGTCACACCTTTGCTACCTTTTTTGGTGGTAATCATGATTACACCATTGGCCCCTCTAGAACCATAGATAGCGGTGGCAGATGCATCCTTCAATATCTCAATAGAAGCGATATCCTCTGGAGGAGGCATCTCAGCTCCTACAAAACCATCTACCACTCGGATAGGATCAGAGCTGGCATTGATAGAAGTACCTCCTCTGATTTTGATGCTAAAATCCGCACCAGGCTGCCCGCCATTGTTGGATTGAATCTGTACACCTGAGGCACGACCCTGGAGTGTCTGTACTGCCGACACGGCCGGAAATGCAGTGATCTCACTTGACTTCACTGATGATACCGAACCCGAGAGATCGCTTTTCTTCACAGTACCATATCCTACGACTACAACCTCTTCCAGTGAGATCAAATCAGGTTGCATTTCGAAATCGATGACACTTCGGTTGCCTACTTCCATTCGGACGGTTTCAAATCCCACAAACGAAGCAACCAACACATTGTCATTGTTCACTTCCAGACTGTATTTACCATCCATATCTGTAGTAGTCCCTGTAGAGGTTCCCTCTATCAATATGACAACACCAGGAAGTGGCTCACCGTCTTCTCCGGAAATGACCAAACCTCGCACTGTACCAGTTTGTGCAAGTAGCACATGTCCAGACAATGCCATCGCCCACAAGGCGATCAAAAATTTAAATTGTAACCATTTGTTCATAAAAAGTAATTTAGTTTTCAAATGAAATAGATAATTAAAAGAGCCATCGTCACGATGAACATGCTCAAAACCCATTCTTTCCAATGCTTTTTCATGCTTGCATTTTTTAGATTTATCTTCTTATGACTGCCTCTCCACAAGTGGATTAGATGCTAGGCTCATAAGAGATAAACACATGAAACTTTCAAGAACAATTTTATCTCAATCGGAATACTCAAAAATCCAAAACAGGGTACACTATCGTACAAAATGAAGGGGGAAGAGCCCAAAAAAGGCCTTTCAACGGATTAGCTGAATTTTTCGGCATATGCCGATGGGGTGGTATGGTGATACTTTTGAAAGCACTTGGTGAAGTACTTTGGATTCTTAAAGCCTACTTTGTAGCTGACTTGTGACACATTGATCTTGCCCTGTTCGAGCAATTGTGCCGCACGCTTCATTCTCATTGATAGAATGAAGTCATTTGGGGTCATGTCAGTCCATGCTTTGACTTTGGTAAACAACATCGTACGGCTGACGCCTAGTTCGGAGGCAAACAACGCCACATCAAAAAATTGGTTTTCGATGTTGTCATTCATGACCTCAATGGCTTTGTTTAATAACTCCTCGTCAATCGACGTAATTGTGATTTCACTGGGTGTGATTTGTTTGTTGTCTCGAAATTTCTTCTTCAGGTTGGCTACAAATCGTAGCAGGTTACGCACCTTCAGTTCCAACTCCCGGACATTGAATGGCTTGTTGATGTATTCATCTGCACCTGACTCCAATCCTTCATATTTGAATATCAAAGAGGTACGTGCCGTCAGCAGGATAAATGGGATATGACTTGTTTTGAGATTACTCTTGATTTGAGAGCAAAATTCTATTCCATCCATGACAGGCATCATCACGTCGCTGATAATCAGATCTGGCACTTCTGCTAGTGCCATTTCCATTCCCATTTGACCATTGGATGCTTCGATCAGGTTGTATTCGCCAGACAACAATTCTAATATGAACCCTCTGACATGGTCATTGTCTTCCACGACCAATACCGTTTTTTTGTCTTCTTCACGTATCAATCGGTCCACATCCAAGGTAGTTTTGCTGTTCCAATCATCTACCGCATCCATCCTATAATTGGTCAAATCCTCGCTGTCCTTGAACTCGCCTATGACCTGCGAATCGTCTAGGTGATCCTTTCCTTTAGCTAGTTTGATCGTAAATTGACTACCTACTTCTAGTTGACTTTCTACTTCCAGACTACCCTTGTGTAGGTCTATGATGCTCTTGGCCAATGCCAACCCGATACCTGTACCCTTGCTTGTTTCTTGATGCCTCGACCCTGAACGCACCTGATAGAATCTATCAAATATTTTATCCAAGTTCTCGGGTTCTATTCCTTGACCACTGTCCGCAACCAAGATGTCAACTTGTCCTTCTTTTTCCGAAATCTGTACTTTGACTTCTCCACCTTCTGGAGTAAACTTAAAAGCATTGGAGAGTAAGTTGTACAAGACTCTCTCCAACTTGTCACGGTCATAATAGACCCGTATATCCTCCTGATCTGACTCAAAGGTATATTTGTATCCCCCATTTTTAGCCAAAATCTTGAATGACAGAAATATCTCATGTACAAACTTGACTAAGTTGCCTTCAGCTGCTTCGAGATTGGCTTGTTTGTTTTCGATCTTTCTAAAATCCATGAGTTGATTAATCAGTTTAAGCAACTGACTGGCACTCTGCTCCATGACCTTGAGTTTCTTGAACATCGAGCTGCTGCCTTTGTAATCCTGTATAATCTGCTCCAGAGGTCCCAAAATCAGGGTCAACGGAGTTCGAAACTCGTGGGAGATGTTGGTAAAGAACTGCAGTTTGACCTGATTCATCTCCTGCTGCTGGAGATTGATACGGTGCTCCAGATCCAGTTCATACTGCAAACGAGCCTTGGATTTGATCATTCGATACAAAATGTAAAGTGCCACAATCACTATCAAGCCATAGAGCATAAATGCTGTGACTGACTTCCAAGGTGCTGGATGCACATATATGTGTAGCTTGGTGATTTCGCTACTGATATTCCCGTCATTGTTGATCCCTTTGATCTCAAACAAATAACTGTTCGAGTTTTGAATCGCATACGAGACTTCAGGTACTGAAGAAAAATTCCATTCCTCCTCTAGTCCTTTCATCCGATAGACAAACATATTCTTGTCAGGGTTGACAAAACTGGGCAAGGCAAATTCCAGCGTAAAATTGGCCTGATCATAGTCCAATACTATTCGTCTCATCGTAGACAGAGCTGTTGACAACACCTCTGTTTCATCCCCAGGAATCACCCGTCGATTGTTGATTTTCAAACCAGTAAGTGTGACATTAGGAGTATAAAGATTCTCCTTCAAATCCCTGGGGTCAAACCAACTCACTCCGGCAGGACCACCAAAGTACATTTTCCCACTGATACTGTACAAGGAGGCATTGCTATTGAATTCATTGGACAGCAATCCATCGGATTCTTCAAACAGTTTTTTAGTGGCTGATTGTGGTTCATACCTCATGATCCCATTGTTGGATCCTATCCACAGAGCTTGCGCATTGTCTTCTTCTATGGAATGAATGATGTTGCTCGTACTTTCATATCCAGAAAACAAATCTACTGTCACGAAACCCTCGTCGGTCAATTGATGGAGTCCGGTTTCCTTCGTTCCCACCCAAATCGTGTGATCCTTGCTTTCAAAGATAACCAAGACATCCTCGCCAGACTTGCTCTCCGCATCGTAAAAATATCGCTCGAATTGAAAACTTCGGGAAACCACATGCTGTGCAGACAAAAAACTCAATCCATTCTGTGTTCCTATCCAAATATTACCCTTGCTATCTTTCATCAGTGTACGTACTTGG is part of the Reichenbachiella agarivorans genome and harbors:
- a CDS encoding hybrid sensor histidine kinase/response regulator, encoding MNKGGLIAVFTIACVMALDLVAQQAPIEFKHFTTAEGLSQSSVITMTQDQQGMLWFGTRDGLNRYDGNKISVFRNNAQDPNSISNNDILDIAVDATGDLWIGTYNGLNHYNLKTERFTHYFKDQSTQKSISNNTIWSIDILPSGEILLGTADGLNVLNPDTDTFVSYYHDPSNPKSVSHSHVLKIFTDSKNQTWVGTEAGLNRMTQQADGSYVFDRINLGNSEDSGTDFIQAITEDQQGSIWVGSKSNGLYELSPQGELKAQFKKEARESSLINNNVRALEIDKLGRLWVGTYDGLSRMEHYGIFLSVRNDTQSQNSISENKIKSIYCTDNGSVWVGTYYGGLNMWDQSNFNFGHIKQQNVGEGLAYNVVSSIIDNSSYLYFGTEGSGITALEKQTGEYSYYNQQNAALSSNNIKAMRWNQASGDLWVCTFNAGLNVFNTTTNQVTQLLDVNNGLSNNSVYDVVAISEEEWLLGTFGGGLNLYNHLTQEIKWIMNDPNDPKSLSDDQVRTLMKDSKGNIWIGTQNGLSFLSAQHVVSRSFQFERYFYDAESKSGEDVLVIFESKDHTIWVGTKETGLHQLTDEGFVTVDLFSGYESTSNIIHSIEEDNAQALWIGSNNGIMRYEPQSATKKLFEESDGLLSNEFNSNASLYSISGKMYFGGPAGVSWFDPRDLKENLYTPNVTLTGLKINNRRVIPGDETEVLSTALSTMRRIVLDYDQANFTLEFALPSFVNPDKNMFVYRMKGLEEEWNFSSVPEVSYAIQNSNSYLFEIKGINNDGNISSEITKLHIYVHPAPWKSVTAFMLYGLIVIVALYILYRMIKSKARLQYELDLEHRINLQQQEMNQVKLQFFTNISHEFRTPLTLILGPLEQIIQDYKGSSSMFKKLKVMEQSASQLLKLINQLMDFRKIENKQANLEAAEGNLVKFVHEIFLSFKILAKNGGYKYTFESDQEDIRVYYDRDKLERVLYNLLSNAFKFTPEGGEVKVQISEKEGQVDILVADSGQGIEPENLDKIFDRFYQVRSGSRHQETSKGTGIGLALAKSIIDLHKGSLEVESQLEVGSQFTIKLAKGKDHLDDSQVIGEFKDSEDLTNYRMDAVDDWNSKTTLDVDRLIREEDKKTVLVVEDNDHVRGFILELLSGEYNLIEASNGQMGMEMALAEVPDLIISDVMMPVMDGIEFCSQIKSNLKTSHIPFILLTARTSLIFKYEGLESGADEYINKPFNVRELELKVRNLLRFVANLKKKFRDNKQITPSEITITSIDEELLNKAIEVMNDNIENQFFDVALFASELGVSRTMLFTKVKAWTDMTPNDFILSMRMKRAAQLLEQGKINVSQVSYKVGFKNPKYFTKCFQKYHHTTPSAYAEKFS